The following coding sequences are from one Streptococcus mitis window:
- a CDS encoding GNAT family N-acetyltransferase: MEIPIKIIQASKSDLAEIETLQATSFPAEKQQPSHILEESIRKSADTFLLARDENQLLGYVLGGPYPHNPKCLEIHSLVIEADHQRQGLGTLLLAALKDVAVELDYKAIRLKSPDELLSYFEMNGFIDEEETDSLYAASQCFSMIWFNLFF, translated from the coding sequence ATGGAAATTCCAATTAAGATCATTCAGGCAAGTAAGTCTGATTTGGCTGAGATAGAGACACTTCAGGCCACATCTTTTCCAGCTGAAAAGCAGCAACCTTCCCATATTTTAGAAGAAAGTATCCGTAAGTCTGCGGATACCTTTCTTCTAGCTAGGGATGAAAATCAGCTTCTAGGCTATGTTCTAGGTGGTCCTTACCCACACAATCCGAAATGTCTAGAAATACATTCTTTAGTCATCGAGGCTGACCATCAGAGACAGGGATTGGGAACGCTTCTTCTTGCGGCTTTGAAAGATGTGGCAGTTGAGCTGGATTACAAAGCTATTCGTTTGAAGAGTCCGGATGAGTTGCTTTCCTATTTTGAAATGAACGGTTTTATTGATGAAGAAGAGACAGATTCGCTTTATGCAGCTAGTCAATGTTTTAGTATGATTTGGTTTAATCTCTTTTTTTAG
- a CDS encoding GNAT family N-acetyltransferase, with protein MEIRKARLEDLDHIVEIELENFSIEEAIPRSVFEAHLREIQTSFLVAEKEGKIIGYIEGPVVPHRHLQDQSFTEDIQDYSHEPGGYISVTCLSISKEAQGIGLGQKLLTALKELALEHEREGINLTCHDYLITYYEKHGFVNEGQSQSTFAGETWYDMVWEAKK; from the coding sequence ATGGAAATTAGGAAAGCAAGATTAGAAGATTTAGATCATATCGTTGAGATTGAACTAGAAAATTTTTCGATCGAAGAAGCCATTCCTCGCTCTGTTTTTGAGGCGCATTTGCGAGAAATTCAGACCTCTTTTCTAGTTGCAGAAAAAGAGGGTAAGATTATTGGTTATATAGAGGGACCAGTTGTCCCCCACCGCCATCTGCAAGATCAGTCTTTTACAGAAGATATACAAGATTATAGTCATGAGCCTGGTGGTTATATCTCTGTGACCTGTCTTTCTATTTCCAAGGAGGCACAGGGAATAGGACTAGGTCAGAAATTGCTAACAGCTTTGAAAGAACTAGCTCTTGAACACGAAAGAGAAGGCATTAACCTAACCTGTCATGACTATCTCATTACTTACTACGAAAAACATGGATTTGTCAATGAAGGCCAGTCCCAGTCAACCTTTGCAGGGGAAACATGGTATGATATGGTCTGGGAAGCTAAAAAATAA
- the mltG gene encoding endolytic transglycosylase MltG, protein MSEKPREDEKLSFKEQILRDLEKVKRYEGIRQEATELAEKKEALFVPEIKLADEDVMVASLSAVEKIMENAPRVPKHPSEDMPASPADESRVEAPITPRHPSQDVPASPVEASPSRPVPGPETNRPQKVEEDFNVTPTRVAVSYKTEAKKVPQKEVTKPEPVMETEAVEVISETPSRSRRETVKPVKKKKSHLKAFFISLLIFLALISAGGYFGYQYVQSSLLPVDANSKQYVTVQIPEGSNVQEIGSVLENSGVIKHGVIFAFYAKYKNYSDLKAGYYNLQKSMSTEDIIKELQKGGTPEPQEPSLADLTIPEGYTIDQIAQAVGQLQGEFKEPLTAEAFLAKVQDDNFISQEVAKYPNLLESLPTKESGVRYRLEGFLFPATYSIKESTTIESLIDEMLAAMDKTLTPHYSAIKSKNLTVNELLTIASLVEKEGAKTEDRKLIAGVFYNRLNLGMPLQSNIAILYAQGKLGQNISLADDAGIDTSINSPYNVYTKPGLMPGPVDSPSQDAIEASINQTKSENLYFVANVTDGKVYYAVTQEEHDRNVAEHVNSKLTQNSSSN, encoded by the coding sequence TTGAGTGAAAAGCCAAGAGAAGACGAAAAATTAAGCTTTAAAGAGCAGATTTTACGTGATTTAGAAAAAGTAAAACGTTATGAAGGGATTCGCCAAGAGGCCACTGAACTTGCAGAGAAAAAAGAAGCTCTATTTGTTCCTGAAATAAAACTCGCAGATGAAGATGTTATGGTTGCATCCCTATCAGCTGTTGAAAAAATTATGGAGAATGCACCACGTGTTCCAAAACATCCTAGTGAGGATATGCCTGCATCACCGGCAGATGAATCAAGAGTAGAAGCTCCGATTACTCCTCGTCACCCTAGTCAAGATGTTCCAGCTTCACCAGTTGAAGCAAGTCCATCAAGACCGGTTCCAGGGCCAGAGACTAATCGTCCACAAAAGGTCGAAGAAGATTTCAACGTAACTCCAACAAGAGTAGCTGTTTCTTATAAGACTGAAGCTAAAAAAGTGCCTCAGAAAGAAGTAACAAAACCAGAACCAGTTATGGAAACGGAAGCTGTTGAAGTCATTTCTGAAACTCCGAGTCGTAGTCGTCGTGAGACAGTTAAACCAGTCAAGAAGAAAAAATCACATTTGAAGGCTTTCTTCATTTCTCTACTGATTTTCCTTGCCTTGATTTCGGCAGGTGGTTACTTCGGTTACCAGTACGTCCAGTCATCTTTATTACCAGTTGACGCTAATTCTAAGCAGTATGTAACTGTTCAAATCCCAGAAGGATCCAATGTCCAAGAAATTGGCTCAGTACTTGAAAATTCTGGTGTGATTAAACACGGAGTGATTTTTGCTTTTTATGCTAAATATAAAAATTATTCAGATTTGAAGGCTGGATATTACAATTTGCAAAAGAGCATGAGTACAGAGGATATCATTAAGGAACTCCAAAAAGGTGGTACTCCTGAACCTCAAGAACCTTCACTTGCAGATTTAACGATTCCAGAAGGATATACGATTGATCAAATCGCCCAAGCTGTAGGCCAATTACAAGGTGAATTTAAAGAGCCTTTGACAGCGGAAGCTTTTTTGGCTAAAGTTCAAGATGACAACTTTATCAGTCAAGAAGTTGCTAAATATCCAAACCTACTCGAAAGCTTGCCAACGAAAGAAAGTGGAGTTCGTTATCGTTTAGAAGGATTCCTCTTCCCAGCGACATACTCTATCAAGGAAAGCACAACTATTGAAAGTTTGATTGATGAGATGTTGGCAGCTATGGATAAGACCTTGACTCCGCACTATAGTGCAATTAAGTCTAAAAACTTGACAGTCAATGAATTGCTAACAATTGCTTCACTTGTTGAAAAAGAAGGTGCTAAGACTGAAGACCGTAAGTTGATTGCAGGTGTCTTCTACAATCGTTTGAACCTTGGTATGCCACTTCAAAGCAATATTGCAATCTTGTATGCCCAAGGGAAGCTTGGTCAAAATATTAGCCTAGCAGATGATGCTGGAATTGATACATCAATTAATTCACCATACAATGTTTATACAAAACCTGGTTTGATGCCTGGTCCAGTAGATAGTCCAAGTCAGGACGCGATTGAAGCAAGTATCAACCAAACAAAGAGTGAGAACCTATACTTTGTAGCCAATGTTACAGATGGTAAAGTCTATTACGCAGTGACACAGGAAGAGCATGATCGTAATGTAGCTGAACACGTCAATAGCAAGCTTACTCAAAATAGTAGTTCAAACTAA
- the greA gene encoding transcription elongation factor GreA, with amino-acid sequence MAEKTYPMTLAEKEKLEKELEELKLVRRPEVVERIKIARSYGDLSENSEYEAAKDEQAFVEGQISSLETKIRYAEIVNSDSVADDEVAIGKTVTIQEIGEDEEEVYIIVGSAGADAFAGKVSNESPIGQALIGKKTGDTATIETPVGSYDVKILKVEKTA; translated from the coding sequence ATGGCAGAAAAAACATATCCTATGACCCTAGCGGAAAAGGAAAAACTTGAAAAAGAATTAGAAGAATTGAAATTGGTCCGCCGACCAGAAGTGGTAGAACGCATTAAGATTGCCCGTTCATATGGTGACCTTTCAGAAAACAGTGAATACGAAGCAGCTAAGGATGAACAAGCTTTTGTCGAAGGACAAATCTCTAGCTTGGAAACAAAAATCCGTTATGCTGAAATCGTCAATAGCGACTCAGTTGCCGATGATGAAGTGGCGATTGGAAAAACAGTCACTATCCAAGAAATTGGTGAGGACGAGGAAGAAGTTTATATTATCGTAGGTTCAGCCGGTGCAGATGCCTTTGCGGGTAAAGTTTCAAATGAAAGCCCAATTGGACAAGCCTTGATTGGCAAGAAAACAGGTGACACAGCAACCATTGAAACACCTGTTGGTAGCTATGATGTAAAAATCTTGAAGGTTGAAAAAACAGCCTAA